Below is a genomic region from Augochlora pura isolate Apur16 chromosome 2, APUR_v2.2.1, whole genome shotgun sequence.
tcgttTGTGCGGTGCTTAATCGGTGATTCATTTTTGGAGTTTTCTTAAATTCATCGAACGAAGAGCGTCGAATTAAGACGTGCTGGTCGAATATTTCCTGCTCGGTGTCCATCGCCGCGACAACGTTCTAAACCTTTGACATATTTCAGATCGCAGAAGGATATTGTCGCGTATCATCGAAAAAATCTCGAGTAGTTGGCTTGGCACCAAATTACTGATGACACCTTGCCTTGCTCGAGTACCAATTTCTGTCTAATCAGCGACTTTTGATCATTCAGCTAAATGGTCCGAGCTATCTCTCCACCCGAGAATGGTCTTTTCAAactttaaattacattgtCAAGTTAAGAACTTTGTAACTGATCGGCCAACTTACCCTCGGTTCTCCCTGTATATTTGTATCCGTGTATCTGTacattatgtatatgtatgtatgtgcaTCATAAATACCTCACGTAAACTTATAATCACACGGCGATCtagaataatagaatgaaAGCGTATTGAACGGcgcttaaaaaataatgatgaaagataatttcgataaagaaaaagggaatAGAAAAGTTTCGTTGAAGAGAGGAGAAGCCACGTTTCCTGTATAATGAAGTAATAAAAGTTAGCGTATTTTAATTTGCGGAACTAATCCATTTAAAATGCAGATACAAGGCCCCTTGTGAAATCATTAAGCAAATTTTCTTCCTTAGAGTGTACAcctctttttatttccgatATTTATGTCGATATTTTAGTACTACATCTTGAATTTTAACGGAACAATTATctttaaaatgttaacaaaaatataactcaAGGATTTAGAAATACATAAAGGAaagattttcgtttcttcattGTTCTTTTGTTTCTCCCACAGTATGGAGCTTAAGAAACATTCAATTTATACTTAACTTATACTTATCGCAAAACTTTGTTTACCTTCGTTTacaaacaagaaataattcaatcaatcaagaaaagaagaaatattatcGTATCCCGGCAACAATATTCCAGACCACACTGTACTACGATTATTTAGAAACTGcaaatttcttcaattatttaaatatattaattataataatcgtacAATTCGTGTACATGCAAAATACCTTTAGGCATGTATACCTTCCGCTCATTGGCATACCCTATAATTGACAACCTGTTATGCAAAAACAAAATGGAGGATTCGACAGTTGAAGTTTACAGTCGATAACGAAACATAACGTGGAGTACGTTCCAATAAatgtaaacaataaaaaaaacgaagGATTGGAGTATATTGATCATACTAAATTATGACGTATGAATACAGACATAACCTTGAATGGAGCTTCTTCGAAGCTTTCGACACTCATGTTTCTAATTTAAAGGACCTTGGGCACAATTTAGAGCCGGTGTTGTCATTAATTTACTGACAGTTAACTCCATCGCGATCCGCTGTTTATAGACCATTGAATAAGAAACGAGACGCCGTGTGAGCGGAATTGGAAACGTTGGAAAGCGCGGCAATATTCAAATCGTGCTGTTAtcgaaaattgtatataagaAATACAAGCAACTTCGAGAACTAAATTATTTCCTGTACTTACCATAGAATCTTTCTAtacatattgttatatttaattttctacatttacGCTACGTTGAAGTCAGCGGTCGAGATACTCGTTGCTTCgtagttttttttatcgagAAAGTAACTAATAATTCTGGAAATTTTCCACGAAGATATGCATCCTAAGATGTCATTACCTGGAATGTAGTTAGGACGAATCGAAATGAAACATAGTTTGCATATGTACGTAGGTGTGACCGAGGGAGCGGCTTTATTCGCACGTCTGCTCGGCAATGGCGCCGTTGGGCATTGATAATTTCACCCTTTTAAATACAAACTAACGATTTCCAGTTCCACGTCAAACATCTTTCTCAGCTCGAAAGCAGAATTTTCTGTTTACATTCGTACGGGATCAATACAAATTATCAAATGACTTTCCGATACCCTTTATGCTCCACTTTTGAAccttgtttatttattgtcttATAGTCGAGAAAAACATTCTATTCGACACGTGCGCTGGTTTTAGCGCAAAATCAATAATTCCGTTAAAAAACTTTCTCGATgacgaataaaatcgatttaagAGTTAATTCCACTGGTAATAACGTAAAGGCTTTTTATGGCCTgagttgaaattattaaaaagtaatcatGGCTTTTAGTTCAACTATACTATTACGCGATTATACCAATCCTTCTGAAATgaacaaaatcattttcacctgcgaatataaaaaaaaaaaataaaatactgtgtAAGTCTACAGGAAATAGTTAACATTCATgaaaagaaagtaaatataaatattttcttatttagaTATTCATGAAACGTATGTCCTTTAGGATACAATGGTTGATGGTAGTTAGAATGACATTGATgtatttaaagatttaatactttataaaggagagaaatgtaattaaacgagatgaatgatttaatttaaataattccagaagcataagaaacgaaagtaaatctTCGCTATACAAATTTCCCGCCCTCGACTAAATCTCATCCTAAAGTTTGTCAGTGAAATCTATGGAAAATGGAGGCGAAGAAAAGCCGGTGTAACATTGAAATTCGTATTTTTCCCGCACGATGTAAATGATCAACATCGAGAGGAGAAGTCGACGTGTCGGGAAACATCGACGGTATTCGATTAATCGACAGTCTCGATTCTCGCAGCTGGTTGTGTCCGTGTTGAACAGTAGACAGCAGCGAAGGGGCCTCGAACCGAttcatttttcctattttcacGGTATTTTGACATTGACTTGAAAAATTCGTGTATCAACGAGATCAAGGAGCCACGCAAATCACGGACATTTAAACTCGTGCAGTCGTCATACAGTGTACACCTAACCTCGACGAGGACGTTCGGTTCGAGTTACGGACAAATATATACTTCGGACACAAGCCGAGCTGCGGTTCATTTTCcgtctccctctttctctctctctatctttcttttatccccagtctttctttctgtctctcttcgtTACTTTCCATCTATCCTCTCTGTCCTGCTCCACTATTCTATTTCGAAGTGTACACCGAGTTGTGCGTAATACGTAGTAAAAACGTAGTTAAAGTATCGTGGTTAAAAAGCCGCCGATAAGAAGACCGCCGACCAAATTTAGCGGTAGTGTGTGCACGATATCAAGGGAAAACGCTGATCTGCTGGGAGGAAGCGGTCGTGGCGAGATTTTCTGTTACGATCGACGAAAGAAGCAAAATTTCGTGGATTCGCAGTCTATGAGCTCCAAGGGCCAAGGGGACCCTGGGGAAGATCACGCTTCCAGGTGACGTCTCGAACTTCTCCCGGTTAGCCGCTCTCTAGAATctgcttttattttctctatacCTTGCTGTCCGTGTCCGTTTCTTAGACCATGGTGTCTCTTTTGCTTTGAATTTTCGCGAAACGTAATATCGTTACGAATCCACGAGACCGCGGCTATTTTTAACGCGCTTTGTTTTGGTGCAACGACTCGTCCCGCTGCTCGACCTCGAGAACCCAATCTCTTTCTGTCATTTCCACTTGAACTGGCAACGTCGCGAATCACTGACCAACATGTCACCACCATGTGTTCCTAATTGAATGAATTGCGATTATTGAGATACAACTTGGATATATGTATCACTGCTGGTCTGGTCTGTTTACAATAACAGTTGTGTCTGGTCGTTCGCCAATGTGCGGGAATTAAAGCGGTCGTCTAGTTTCTCATCTTTAGTTTGTTATGTTAAAAACGTATGTTCTTATGATTTCATTGCAGAATGTTGGAAATCCCGATTGTTGCATATAGGACATGTgactaatattaatagacgTTTTTGTTCTTCGCGTGCAGTGTTTCTAACAGCAGTTTATTTTTCACAGTTGAGaaacgtttatattaattattcgtgaaactgtaaatattaagaacTTGATCCTTTATAAAGTACAATGAAGGATTGcaatatttgatttacttCGTTATAAATCTgtgaaatgtaaataatgattattttatgttgCTGTTATGTGATTAGGGTAGGTGCAGAGAGCCCTTGCAGCGACATGAAGCGTGCAGTTGCTAAGAAGTTGAttgaacgatatttttatcaattgaCTGATGGATGCGGCAATCCGGATTGTGATAATCAAAATTGTGCATCAAGTGGCAAAGTATGCATTGCAAATTGGTCTATTTTTCCTAGGCAAGTATAACacagttaatataatttgttctttttaataGGTAACAAATCTTACTCCGAATCAAGCTGCTGCTCAGGCCATCCAATTATTTTCGCAAGAAGCAAGACTCTGCGATGGCACTCAACCAAGCAAAGTAGCTAGAACAACGTTAGAACCAGGCCCTGCATCACTGGCTAAGAGTTTGCCAGTTAAAAGTGTTAATCCGACATGCTCAGATGAAGGTATTGCATCAGACAGTAGGAGCATTCCTGCTCCTTTAGTTAATGACTCGATAGGGTTCTCCGTAGATGATGATAAAGAGATTATAGTTAAAAAAGAGATTGATTTCACTTCTCAGCCTGTATTGTGTCAAAACGTGCAAAATTCCTTTAACAAAGCATCAATGAGTAAACCTAGAGATTCCACAGAAGCTGCTTTAagtaaaagattaaatttattttctgagaATGGGCCAAGATCAGTTTGTTCAGTATGTGAATTCTTCCAATCAAATCCTAGTTGCATTCCTACAGTatcaaataatacaataatggaTATGTTAAGTAGATATAGAATTCGTATTCCGAATTACAATCGTTCTGCTAAGATAGATAAGAAAAAGCAAAACAGTTCAAAAAGATCATCAAGAAAGCAGAGGAAAACGAAGAAGCATAGTCGTAAAACAGACATACACTCTAATACGAAACTTAAAAATTCCTCTCGTTGTGTTGCCAAATTGTTAATACTCAACATGTACCTGAAGTatttggaaaaagaaaaatactcgCATCATAGTAAAGATACTGAATAATTTGTCCcgtcttctaagaaattattgtgtAAAAAGTTACATAGCAAATATCCATTAAATTCTTGTGTGGTTGCTGTATACAcgttaataaatgttatgtaatattCTCACTTcttgctttttatttatttaaagtagaATCATAATTTGTGACTaacgtaaattttatttataattatttacagttgcgattaaataattcataaaaacaCTAGGTACCGActaagattaatttattatcaacagGAAAACAGGATCCATATCTCACAGAAGCAAAGCTCCTAGACATAATAGAAAGATGTAAAGCAGAGGGATCATACTCGCTGTTAATTCGTACTCTGGGAGAAGTGTTTTCATGTGCAAAGGCACTGAGTCTCAGTTTCCAAAAGACTGTAAAAAATGACTCTCCGCTGGCAGCACTTCTTGACAGAGCTTCGGATAGTTTACTCAGGCCACCAGGTGATATGGATAAGGAAGCAATCCGATCCATTCAGGGAGAAGACAAAGAAGAAGACAGCAGTGAACCATCACCCACAGTTCCTAACAATGATGACACAAGTGTTGATCTACCGTCTGTTAGGAGAGCTTTTAATGCTCTCTGGTCCGTGCCAAGTGgtaatgtttcttttttttatgtaaaacaatCTTCCCATTGCAACTTCGCCTGAAGACACGAATTCAATCTCTTGTCTTTTGTCATAGGTGCCTTCGAGTCTGCTTTGGTCAATGCACTCGTCACATTGGCAGACAATATTGAATTAGACTTACGAGTGTTCCGCATTATGCCATGGGATAGTATGGACAGTTTATTGAACGTATTTCTCATTGTATTTGAAATCCCAATGTTAGGAAACTGTGAATATTTGGAACTTGCTCTTCACATGCTCTGTAAAGCACTCAGTTGTTTCCCAATCGTTGCACAAGCTAAACTAGCTCGTGTATGGGCCAAACATTGTAAAACACGGCTACCAAGTATTTTACAAGCCCTTCAGGATTTAATAACTGTAAAAGTAATAGGCGGATCGTTCACACGGGATTATTGTGTCCAAGATGCAGACACTATTACAGCACCTACGAAAGTTATGAAGATCTTGTACTACGCGAGTATGCTCGCCGGTGAACTGGACGAACCGGAATTACATCTAGACGAGGATGGAGAATCCGCTGGTGTCGATAAATCTGGGAGATCGTCGCAAGTTCCTCAGGTATCgatatgaaaagaaaaattggtatGTATTTCACTTTATTGATATGAACatggattttcattttctaaagGATCCACTAGCGAAAGAACTTGGAATTACAGCACTAGATGCTCGGAAACCATTTATAccatttacagaattttacaATGAACCCCTTAGTGACGCCATAGAGATGGATAAAGACTATGCATATTACAAAAGCGAGGAGCCGatgaaatttagttttatGAATTATGCTTTTATTCTCACGCCTGCTACTAAAACGTTAGGCTTGTATTACGATAATCGTATCAGAATGTACAGTGAACGTCGGATGAGCTTTTTACAAACGGTGGTCGGTCAACCCACCAATCCATATTTAAAACTAAAGGTGTGTACATGTATCTCTTATAAGaccgatattaatattttattaagacgcgaggcaataatatttttcattatacagGTGAGAAGAGATCGTCTTATTGATGACGCATTAGTAGAATTGGAAATGATAGCAATGGAAAATCCTTCAGATCTTAAGAAACAATTAGTCATTGAATTCGAGGGTGAACAAGGAGTCGATGAGGGCGGTGTTTCCAAAGAATTCTTTCAGTtaattgtagaagaaatttttaatcctGATTACGGCATGTTCACGACTCAGGTAActggaaagaaattaaatggaaatattttcgaatcaGCGTacgtaataaatgttttatttattgttgtagGAAGACACACAAATGACATGGTTTAATCCAACATCATTTGAAAGCGGTGCACACTTTACGCTGATTGGCGTTGTTCTTGGCCTAGCGATATACAACAACGTAATCCTCGACGTGCGTTTCTCTATGGTTGTGTATCGTAAGTTATTGGGTAGGAAAGGTAGTTTTGCCGATTTAGAAGATTGGAGCCCTACGTTATATAGGACATTGAAGGAATTGATGGAATACACTGGAGATGATATGCCAGAGACATTCATGCAGACTTTCAGAGTGGCTTACAAGTAAATTTCGATGAAACCAATAAACATTGGAACGAGTTCTATCTAAGaaactaattaattcatgGGATTTTAGGGATGTATTCGGTTCAATATCTTTCCACGATCTCAAAGAAAATGGTGATGATCTTTTTGTTACTCAAGAGAATAAGAAGGAATTTGTAGATCTCTATGCGGAGTTCTTACTTAATAAATCAGTAGAAAGTCAGTTCAAAGCGTTCAGGCGCGGATTCCAAATGGTCACAGATGAGAGTCCACTCGCGTTACTTTTTAGACCTGAAGAAATTGAACAAGTATTCATTcaacacttttataattttttttcattctgttttatataaactgAAATAGttgatcaatttattttattttattgcagctCGTTTGTGGTAgtaaaattttcgatttcacgGAATTGGAAGCAGCAACAGAGTACGAAGGTGGTTACACGGTGGACAGCGAAGCAATACGCAATTTCTGGCGCGTTGCTCATTCATTGACAACGGAAAGCCAACGACGATTGTTACAGTTCACTACCGGAAGCGACAGGGTACCGGTTGGTGGTCTGTCGAGGCTTAAAATGGTCATTGCCAGACACGGCCCTGACACTGATAGGTACGTTTTGGTATCGATAGCAACATCCgtgtttcatattattttacaactaATTCGGTTTGCTTTTCAGACTACCAATAGCACATACATGCTTCAACGTCCTATTGTTGCCAGACTACAgcacaatagaaaaattgcggGACCGTTTGATGAAagcgataaattattcgaaaggTTTCGGCATGTTGTAAATGTGCACAATCATCGGtatttcccccccccccccccctgccccgtctttcaaaattattgtcgaACACTCGTTACATCGGGTTCGTGAATTCCTTTTAGCCCCATCAAATGgacatatttattcaaaacttGTGCGAGCGCGTGACAAACGTTAACATACAAAATATCAGCTGATCCCGTTGATACCGAGTATACCTCGCAGAAACGATTGTTGTCCTCCAAAAGCGTGTTTTCCCTCGCgcacgtgcacgcgcgcgcgcgcgcgctgcagTGGCGACTGGAATTGCTGTACAAAAGAGAACGAGGCAcacaaaagaaatttttcctAACGCTGTTACACACATACACCACGAAATTTCCTCGCACCACTGTTGTATACGTAAGTGACCCCGTAAGACAGACGAACGCA
It encodes:
- the Ube3a gene encoding ubiquitin protein ligase E3A isoform X1: MSSKGQGDPGEDHASRVGAESPCSDMKRAVAKKLIERYFYQLTDGCGNPDCDNQNCASSGKVTNLTPNQAAAQAIQLFSQEARLCDGTQPSKVARTTLEPGPASLAKSLPVKSVNPTCSDEGKQDPYLTEAKLLDIIERCKAEGSYSLLIRTLGEVFSCAKALSLSFQKTVKNDSPLAALLDRASDSLLRPPGDMDKEAIRSIQGEDKEEDSSEPSPTVPNNDDTSVDLPSVRRAFNALWSVPSGAFESALVNALVTLADNIELDLRVFRIMPWDSMDSLLNVFLIVFEIPMLGNCEYLELALHMLCKALSCFPIVAQAKLARVWAKHCKTRLPSILQALQDLITVKVIGGSFTRDYCVQDADTITAPTKVMKILYYASMLAGELDEPELHLDEDGESAGVDKSGRSSQVPQDPLAKELGITALDARKPFIPFTEFYNEPLSDAIEMDKDYAYYKSEEPMKFSFMNYAFILTPATKTLGLYYDNRIRMYSERRMSFLQTVVGQPTNPYLKLKVRRDRLIDDALVELEMIAMENPSDLKKQLVIEFEGEQGVDEGGVSKEFFQLIVEEIFNPDYGMFTTQEDTQMTWFNPTSFESGAHFTLIGVVLGLAIYNNVILDVRFSMVVYRKLLGRKGSFADLEDWSPTLYRTLKELMEYTGDDMPETFMQTFRVAYKDVFGSISFHDLKENGDDLFVTQENKKEFVDLYAEFLLNKSVESQFKAFRRGFQMVTDESPLALLFRPEEIEQLVCGSKIFDFTELEAATEYEGGYTVDSEAIRNFWRVAHSLTTESQRRLLQFTTGSDRVPVGGLSRLKMVIARHGPDTDRLPIAHTCFNVLLLPDYSTIEKLRDRLMKAINYSKGFGML
- the Ube3a gene encoding ubiquitin protein ligase E3A isoform X3, with translation MKRAVAKKLIERYFYQLTDGCGNPDCDNQNCASSGKVTNLTPNQAAAQAIQLFSQEARLCDGTQPSKVARTTLEPGPASLAKSLPVKSVNPTCSDEGKQDPYLTEAKLLDIIERCKAEGSYSLLIRTLGEVFSCAKALSLSFQKTVKNDSPLAALLDRASDSLLRPPGDMDKEAIRSIQGEDKEEDSSEPSPTVPNNDDTSVDLPSVRRAFNALWSVPSGAFESALVNALVTLADNIELDLRVFRIMPWDSMDSLLNVFLIVFEIPMLGNCEYLELALHMLCKALSCFPIVAQAKLARVWAKHCKTRLPSILQALQDLITVKVIGGSFTRDYCVQDADTITAPTKVMKILYYASMLAGELDEPELHLDEDGESAGVDKSGRSSQVPQDPLAKELGITALDARKPFIPFTEFYNEPLSDAIEMDKDYAYYKSEEPMKFSFMNYAFILTPATKTLGLYYDNRIRMYSERRMSFLQTVVGQPTNPYLKLKVRRDRLIDDALVELEMIAMENPSDLKKQLVIEFEGEQGVDEGGVSKEFFQLIVEEIFNPDYGMFTTQEDTQMTWFNPTSFESGAHFTLIGVVLGLAIYNNVILDVRFSMVVYRKLLGRKGSFADLEDWSPTLYRTLKELMEYTGDDMPETFMQTFRVAYKDVFGSISFHDLKENGDDLFVTQENKKEFVDLYAEFLLNKSVESQFKAFRRGFQMVTDESPLALLFRPEEIEQLVCGSKIFDFTELEAATEYEGGYTVDSEAIRNFWRVAHSLTTESQRRLLQFTTGSDRVPVGGLSRLKMVIARHGPDTDRLPIAHTCFNVLLLPDYSTIEKLRDRLMKAINYSKGFGML
- the Ube3a gene encoding ubiquitin protein ligase E3A isoform X2 → MLKTVGAESPCSDMKRAVAKKLIERYFYQLTDGCGNPDCDNQNCASSGKVTNLTPNQAAAQAIQLFSQEARLCDGTQPSKVARTTLEPGPASLAKSLPVKSVNPTCSDEGKQDPYLTEAKLLDIIERCKAEGSYSLLIRTLGEVFSCAKALSLSFQKTVKNDSPLAALLDRASDSLLRPPGDMDKEAIRSIQGEDKEEDSSEPSPTVPNNDDTSVDLPSVRRAFNALWSVPSGAFESALVNALVTLADNIELDLRVFRIMPWDSMDSLLNVFLIVFEIPMLGNCEYLELALHMLCKALSCFPIVAQAKLARVWAKHCKTRLPSILQALQDLITVKVIGGSFTRDYCVQDADTITAPTKVMKILYYASMLAGELDEPELHLDEDGESAGVDKSGRSSQVPQDPLAKELGITALDARKPFIPFTEFYNEPLSDAIEMDKDYAYYKSEEPMKFSFMNYAFILTPATKTLGLYYDNRIRMYSERRMSFLQTVVGQPTNPYLKLKVRRDRLIDDALVELEMIAMENPSDLKKQLVIEFEGEQGVDEGGVSKEFFQLIVEEIFNPDYGMFTTQEDTQMTWFNPTSFESGAHFTLIGVVLGLAIYNNVILDVRFSMVVYRKLLGRKGSFADLEDWSPTLYRTLKELMEYTGDDMPETFMQTFRVAYKDVFGSISFHDLKENGDDLFVTQENKKEFVDLYAEFLLNKSVESQFKAFRRGFQMVTDESPLALLFRPEEIEQLVCGSKIFDFTELEAATEYEGGYTVDSEAIRNFWRVAHSLTTESQRRLLQFTTGSDRVPVGGLSRLKMVIARHGPDTDRLPIAHTCFNVLLLPDYSTIEKLRDRLMKAINYSKGFGML